In Carassius carassius chromosome 5, fCarCar2.1, whole genome shotgun sequence, one genomic interval encodes:
- the LOC132140928 gene encoding G-protein-signaling modulator 1-like — translation MENRRCQDPKQPNAQAQEASSGPQSSMPQSPLLSGASSLISLTQTEEFFDLIASSQSRRLDDQRASIGDRLGIRIAQNNVGHLCEACSPQESSEEFFNMLIKYQSSRINDQRCSLPPASDPDEDFFSLIQRVQSKRMDEQRVSFPSDEKDETELNYKSKTSEGSS, via the exons ATGGAGAACCGGCGCTGCCAGGACCCTAAACAGCCAAATGCCCAGGCCCAAGAGGCCTCATCTGGGCCCCAGTCCTCCATGCCCCAGTCTCCTTTACTGTCTGGAGCCTCCTCTCTCATCTCCCTTACCCAGACAGAGGAGTTCTTTGACCTGATAGCCAGTTCCCAAAGCCGCAGACTGGACGACCAGAGAGCCAGTATAGGGGACCGTCTGGGCATCAGGATAGCACAGAACAATGTGGGACACTTGTGTGAGGCATGTAGTCCACAGGAATCTAGTGAGGAGTTTTTCAACATGCTTATAAAGTATCAG TCCTCCAGAATCAATGACCAGAGATGCTCTTTGCCACCAGCATCAGACCCAGATGAAGACTTCTTCAGCCTTATTCAGAGGGTGCAATCCAAACGCATGGATGAACAACGGGTTTCTTTTCCTTCTGATGAAAAGGATGAAACAGAATTAAATTATAAGTCCAAAACCTCTGAGGGCTCAAGTTAG